In Spirosoma pollinicola, the genomic window AGGAAAGCCCGATTTAGTAGCTAACGGCTTACGCCAACAGCTTGTAAACTGTTAGCGTAAACCGCTGGCTGATAATGTTATTGACCGGCCTCTTTCATCAGACGTTCGCCTTTGGCGATCGCATCTTCAATCGTACCAACCAGGTTAAAGGCAGCTTCTGGCAAGTGGTCATACTTACCATCAATGATTTGGTTGAAGCCTTTGATCGTATCTTCGATAGGTACGAGAACGCCTTTCAAGCCAGTGAACTGTTCGGCTACGAAGAACGGCTGTGACAGGAAACGTTGTACCCGACGAGCGCGGCTTACAATAAGTTTATCTTCTTCCGATAATTCTTCCAGACCCAGAATGGCAATAATATCCTGCAATTCTTTATAGCGTTGCAGAATTTCTTTTACCCGTTGAGCAGTATTATAATGTTCGTCGCCAAGTACTTCGGCCGACAAAATCCGCGAGGTAGAATCAAGTGGGTCAACGGCAGGATAGATACCTAACTCGGCGATTTTACGGCTCAATACGGTCGTAGCATCTAAGTGAGCAAAGGTTGTAGCCGGAGCCGGGTCAGTCAAGTCATCGGCAGGTACATAAACGGCCTGTACCGAGGTGATCGAACCGCGCTTGGTCGACGTAATCCGCTCCTGCATCACACCCATTTCGGTAGCCAGCGTAGGCTGGTAACCTACAGCTGATGGCATACGACCCAACAGAGCCGATACTTCAGAACCCGCTTGGGTAAACCGGAAAATGTTATCAACGAAGAACAGGATATCACGACCTTCGCCTTCACCGTCGCCATCGCGGAAGTGTTCGGCAATGGTCAAACCTGACAGGGCTACACGAGCACGTGCTCCCGGTGGCTCGTTCATCTGACCGAACACGAATGTAGCCTGGCTGTTGGTCATTTCAGCCAAATCAACTTTGGACAAATCCCAGCCGCCTTCTTCCATCGAGTGTTTAAACGCGTCGCCGTACCGGATAATGCCCGCTTCGATCATTTCACGAAGAAGGTCATTTCCCTCACGGGTACGCTCGCCAACACCGGCAAATACGGAAAGACCCGCATAGGCTTTAGCAATGTTGTTGATCAATTCCTGAATCAATACAGTCTTACCAACACCGGCCCCACCGAAGAGACCGATTTTACCACCCTTAGCATAAGGCTCAAGAAGGTCAATAACTTTAATACCGGTAAACAGTACTTCGGTCGAGGTAGCAAGATCTTCAAATTTTGGTGCAGCGCGGTGAATAGGCAAACCAACACCGGTCGTCTTAGGCTGGGGGATACCGTCAATGGCTTCGCCAACGACGTTAAAAAGCCGCCCCCGGATGCCTTCGCCCGTTGGCATTGTAATCTGATGGCCCAGGTCAACAACCTCAATGCCACGGTATAGACCGTCTGTCGAGTCCATAGCGATTGTCCGAACACGGTCTTCGCCTAGGTGTTGCTGAACTTCCAGAATTACCTGTTGTCCATTGGCTTTAATTACTTTGAGGGCGTCCAGGATGGCGGGAATTCGTGAGCCTTCGCCCTCGAAACTCACGTCCACGACCGGCCCGATTATTTGCGTAATCTTACCCGTATTCACTGCCGTTGCCGTACTCATTTGTATAGGATATTCTTTTAATTATATGTTGCCCATTGTTTGGGACTGCAAAAGTAGGAGAAAAACAGCGTAAGGTCAAGGAACGCTCTAGTCATTTTCCTGCTGATTCTTACCGGAATAGGTTTAGCAATAAGGTTTTTACGATAAAAAGTAAACAAAAGCGGCTTGGAGCGGATTTGTACAAAAGTTAGTTGACTCCAATTTCTCGCTGGTCAATAGTCGTCTGTGATGATATACTAGTCACAGGCCCCGACACCTTGGCCGTTGTTAACTCTGCATTACTAACCATAGACTCACGACAGACGACTTCTTTTTCATGCTGCAACAACGTTCAAGTGGCTTATTGCTTCATATAACATCATTACCCTCGGCACACGGCGTTGGCGATTTAGGCGCCGAAGCGTACCGTTTTGCCGATTTTCTGGAGGATTCCGGGCAAACGTACTGGCAGATTTTGCCATTAACGCCTGTTGATCCCGGTGCAGGTTTTTCTCCTTACAGTAGTCCGTCTGCTTTTGCCGGTAACATCTTAATGATCAATCTGGAAAAGCTGGCTGAAGAAAATTTATTGAGTCCTGATCAATTGGCGATCTTTAACGAACAGCCTGTTCGTGATGTAACCGTAACCGAAGCACCCGGTACATCGGGCGATACAGCTACGGGAGTCTTGGCTGGTCCACTCGTTTTAGCTCCGTCGACACTCCATGCGGCCTGGATAAAAAAACGACCTTTATTAGTTCAAGCAGCCGAAACCTTTCTGCGCGATGCTACGCCCGCTCAGCGTAGTGACTATGATCGGTTTTGTGCCTTACAGGCCGATTGGCTTGACGATTATGCTCTTTTCACTGCCTTGCAGGAGTCGACGGGTGAGCCAGCATGGGTGCGCTGGCCCACTGAACTCGTCCGACGTGAACCGGTTGCGCTGGCTCAGCAAACAGAGCTGCTGCATGAGCAAATTGAGATTCTGAAAGTGCTTCAGTACTTCTTTACACAGCAATGGAATGGGCTTATGGCCTACTGTTATGCAAAGAAGATTCACCTCATGGGCGATATTCCCATTTACGTTCAGTTCAACAGTGCTGACGTTTGGGCAAATCCAGACTTGTTTAAACTCGATGCCAATTTCCAGCCGCTATTTGTTGCTGGTGCTCCCCCCGATTATTTTAGCGAATACGGACAGCGTTGGGGCAATCCTATTTATGACTGGGCCGAACACGAGCGCACCGGCTTTGCCTGGTGGATGCGCCGGTTGCGTCACCAAATGTCTTTGTATAGTCTGACCCGTCTGGATCATTTCCTGGGTTTTGCTGTCTATTGGGAAATCCCGGCCAGCGAGCCAACAGCTAAAGTTGGGGAGTGGGTAAAAGCGCCTATCGAAGCGTTTATGCACGCCATGCACCGGCAGTTTGTGCAGTTGCCTATTATTGCTGAAGATTTAGGCGCTAAAGCCGCCGATATCCAGCCGTATCTGCGCCATTACGGCATACCGGGTATGCGGGTGATTCAGTTTGGGTTTGGTCATGATATGCCGACTTCGACCTATGCTGTGCATAATCACGCAGAGAACTTTGTAGTCTATTCCGGTACCCACGACAATAATACGACCTTAGGGTGGTTTCGGGAGTCAGATGAGTTGCATCGCCAGCGAATGAACGACTATCTTGGTATTGAGGTAACGGAAGAAAACGTGGTGGATCAGGTATGCCGTCTGACGATGCAATCGGTGGCACGGCTGGCCATATTACCTGTTCAAGACGTATTGAACCTTGACGAAACAAACCGAATGAATACACCCGGATTGGGGGGGCGAAGCTGGCAGTGGCGCTTGCAATCCGGGCAGTTAACAAATGAAGTGGCTCAAAAGCTTTTGGCACTAACAAAAATGACTGGTAGGGTATAACAGGTTGATAGCGTGTGGTAAATCACGCGCTGATTGTTTTCAGGCACTTTGCCGGTATCACATTGATAAGTAAGAGGGGCGTTTAGACCAGACCTGGTTTGAACGCCCCTCTTTTTTGTATGTAGGCCATTCGATACAATTAATTGACGGGTAATGACAGCGTTGCAAATACCCGTCAATGTCAATATATTACGTATTACGTTACTTTGGCATTATAAATGCTTTGTTAAAAAATAGATTGCTCAGATACCCCTTACTAAAAGTTTGACATCTCTCAAATGGTACACAACCTCTACACAGCTTTCTATTTAAACGTATGTCCTTAATCGCTCTGATGGTTTAGCTGACTTATTCACATTAATTTACATGACTAATGTTTAAAAAATTATCCACCTCACTGTTACAACTGACTGGATTTGTTTTATTGGTAACTGCCTGTAAAACTTCAATTGACACACAGCCAGTTAGTTCAGGTAAAGCTATCGAATCATTTACATTTGCCGGTCTGACCCCAACCGTAACAGGCGTTGTTGATTCGGTTATACACACTGTAAGAGCCACGGTGCCGGTTGGTACAGATTTGGCCAAATTGGCTCCAACATTTATCCTCTCGCAGAACGCTATAATATCTCCTGCGTCAGCGGTTGCCCAGAACTTTAGCAAACCTGTTTCGTATACCGTAACGGCAATGGATAGTTCAGTTCAGCCATACACCGTCACCGTTAGTACAGCGAGCACCATTACAAACGGAGGCTCACTGGTTTATATAGGCAGTGGGTCTGGTAACTTTTTTGCCATTGATGGTGGTACAGGTGTAACGAAATGGCGGATGTCTACAGGCACATCAATTTCGTCTAGTGCCTTTGTTGCGGCCGGACTGGTGTTTACCGGTAGCGAAAATGGCAATATCTATGCGTTCGATGCCGAAGCGGGTACTCAACGCTGGAAATTTGGCACCGGAAGTAGTGTCCTGTCAAGCCCGGTCGTATCGGGCACACTGGTATATGTAGGTAGCGAAGACCAGAATCTATACGCCCTCAATGCGTTGACGGGTGTGCAGCGATGGAAATTTGGTACGGCGGGTGGTGTTACATCCAGTCCGACAGTGGTGAACGGAACCGTTTATTTTGCCAGTAAAGATCAAACGCTGTATGCACTCGATGCCGCTACGGGAACTCAACGCTGGAAATTTGGTGCTGGCGGAAAGATCACCTCCAGCCCGGCCGTGGTTGGCGGTCTGGTTTATATCGGTACTAACGATTATAACCTATATGCCCTTGACGCTGTAACAGGTGTCATTAAATGGAAATTCAGTACGGGTGGTATTATTACATCGAGCCCGGTTGTTGCTGATGGCGTTGTTTATGTAGGAGGAGAGGACCAGAATCTATATGCCCTTGATGCGGCTACCGGTGTTTTACGTTGGAAATATGGTACCAGTGGCCGCATAACCGGCAGTGCTGCCATTGACAACGGGCTGGTTTATTTCGGAAGTGACGACAAAACGTTTTATGCGCTCGATACCGCTACCGGAAAATTCCGCTGGAAATTCAGCACGGGTAGTGTCATCAGCGCAAGCCCCATAGTCTATAATGGGTTCATTTACATCGGTGGTCAGGATACAAGTTTATATTGCCTGAATTCGACAAGTGGCGTATTGCGGTGGCGTGTGCCGCTTGATGCGAAACTCTTGTCGAGCCCTTGCTTAGCCACAACAGATTTAGTCCCTTTTGCCGCCGGCATTAGTGGCGGACATCAGTAACCGTAATCTTTCTTTGTATTGATACTTCTTCCGAAACGCAGTAGGCACTAACACGCTGTTACCTGCGTTTCTTTTTTATGTCATCCTTATTTTTCTGGAAAGAGTGGAGTCGTGTCAATCGGCTTACCTATCTGATTAGTGCTATTGGTTTCATTATCAGCCTTGTTCTATTTGCTGTTGCCTGGGCGCAGGGTCTGGGCAATGTTGTTCGTTGGGATGTGCTGAGCGAGCTTAACGAATTGCCGATCACCTTTCATACTTTCTCCGACGGTCTGCTCGACTATGCTGTCAATGGGAAAGCTTACGCTATTTCAGAACAATTTATGGCGGGTGCCATGCAGGTACGACCGGGCGTGGCTACTGCGTTTCTGATTGGTATTTGTCTGGCCTTTGTGCTCCTAATGAGTGCCATCACCCGGTTTAGTCGGATTCGTTATTTAATCAGTATGGCCGTATTAATTCTCGGTCTGGCGTTTTTTCGGTGGGAGATGCTCGAAATACCGGGTCTGGGTAGCAATTACCTATTTCTACTGTTGGCGTTTGTGTTCGGCTCGGTCAGTTATTATTTCCATGCTTTCCGCCCCGATTATACGGTTGCGATTCGACTTGCTGCGTTTAGTGCGTTAATGATCCTCGTCGCCATAGGGGTGGGGGCACTCTCGCCTGTGAAGTTCCCCGCACTGGTTCTTGTGAGTTATGGAATGCCGGTTCTGCTCGTGTTCAGCATCGGCTTCGTTTTCTTCATCGCCACCGAAATTATTGCTGGACTTGTCTGGCTTACATCGGCCGGTCGCTCAGAAGGCACAAGTACACAAGTGGGCCAACGGCGTGTGCTGGGTATCAATAATTTCCTGTTTATCAGTGCGCTGTATTTGATTAATCTGGCCCTTATCTGGCTTAAAAACACGCGCTCCATCGACTGGGATGTACTGGCCATAAGTCCATTTATTCTCTACATAATCTCGGTGACGCTGGGCATTTGGGGGTTCCGCCGGTTGACTCAGCAGCAGGACGCTTTCTCGTTTCGCGATGCGGGTGCTTACCTGTATACGGGCCTTGCATTGCTCACGACGCTGACGATTGGGTATGCGTTTGCTACGGCAAATGACCCGTTAGTCGAGGTTTTTGAGGATATAATTGTGTACACACATCTGGCAATGGGACTGGTCTTTGTCGCCTATGTCGTTATCAATTTCCTGCCAATCTATCAGCAAAGTCTCCCTGTTTATCGGATTCTTTATAAGCCCAAACGGCTTGAATTGAGTCTGTTCCGGATAGTGGGTGTCGTGGGTGTTGTTGTCCTGCTGGCATCGGGCGGTCTGATCACGTTTCGTCAAAGCGTGGCCGGGTATTACAATGGACTCGGCGATGTGTATACAGCTACGAACGAACCACAATCGGCCAATGCCTTCTATCAACTTGCGCTCGAACAGGAATTTCAGAACCATAAATCGAATTATGCGCTGGCATCTCTGGCCTTATCGCAGAATAACCAGACGGCGGCTGCTTTCTTTTTTCAACAGGCCCTTTTGAAGCAACCCAACCCACAGGATTATGCCGGATTAAGTCAGACTTATCTGCAAACGAACTTGTTTTTCGAAGCCGTCAAAGTTCTTCAGCGGGGTATTCGGGCATTTCCGAAAAGTGGCGAGTTACAGAATAACCTCGGATTTCTGTATGCACGCACCAGCGTAGCCGATTCAGCTTATTACTACCTAAAGTCGGCAACTGGTCTGGCGGGTCGGGAGGAGGTTCCCGAATCGAACTTGCTTTCTTTTTATGCGCGTAACCCAAACGTGCTAGCGGCCGATTCAACGTTGATTTCGGAACGGAAAGACTTTTCGTATGAGTCGTATCAGGCTAATGCGCTGGTTCTTCAACTCATAGACCCTGCCAAAGCCGCCAAAGCTGGTAAACCCGGCTGGCTGGAAAGTGAGTCTGCTAAGCAGGGACTAAGCGTTGGGCGTTTTGCCAGTTTGTACAATTATACCCTCGCCGGGGAGGAGATTGACACCGTTTTGACGAGTACGCTACAGCGGCTATCAGAGAACCCTGTCAATCAGGATTTTACGGACGATCTGTTGTTGGCCCGAGCTGTAGCCGAATACAAACGACACAACCAGCCAGCCGCCTTTAGCCTGCTGAGTCAACTGGCCGAAAACGATCAGCGAAACGGCTCTACATATCGCTCCATCACAGGTTTACTGTTGTTAGAACAGGGTTTATACCGACTGGCTGCCGAAACGTTTGGCGCTAACTCCGATACAACGTCTATTTATTACCGGGCCATAGCGTTTACTAAAGCAAATGATCCGGCTCTGGCGCAGTCGTTCTGGGAAGTCGCGGCCAAAAATGATCCGGCTGTGGCAGCCTTGAAACAAGTGTTGTATCAGGAGCGCAAACCGCAAACGGATTTAGAAAAAGCAGTTTACGCTACCTATAAAACCGATGATTTTAACCGGGGTGCATACTGGGAAACCATTCAGGAACCTAGTCTAAAAACAGTAGCGGGTGTTGCCTTGATTAATGACTACCTCGATCAGTTACAGTGGCGTAATGCCCAGTTGGTGCTTTCTGGATTGCCCGATTCAAAAAAGGTAAGCTCCGTGGCTGCTTCATTGCGGAATGTAGCAGCTATTCGTTTATCGGCCTTTCGGCGGAGTGTTGGCTCGGCAGAAACGATGGCGAAGGAGCTTATCTTACCGCAATATCAGGCCGAACGCGATTATTGGCTTGGGCAGACGTATGAACGTACCCGCCGAACGGCTCAGGCACAAAAGGCCTATCGGCAGGCCCTGCAGCTGGCTCCTCTGAATGCCCAGATCGTTACATCAGCTGCACAGCTTGCACGGCAACAAAAACAAACCAAATCAGCCTATGATCTCGTCCTTACAGCTTTGCCATTTAACGAAGACAAGGCTGATTTGCTGAAAACGTATATTGCCTTATGTCTGGACTTAAGCTTGCCCGACTACGCCGAAAGTGGCTTGACCAAGCTTCAGGCTGCCACTACGCCTGCCGACTATCAGGCGTTTATGGCGACTTATCAGGAAAAATTAGCGTCAATCGAAAAGAGTAAAGAGAAATTTCTGCAATAAGGTAGATTTGTCTATTCAGCCCAACCGAATTATGAACATTATTGAAACCCGCGATATTGCCAAGCGCTATGTAATGGGCACCGAAGTTGTAGAAGCCCTCAAGTCGATTACGATTAGTATTCAGAAAGGCGAGTATGTCGCGTTTATGGGACCATCCGGCTCGGGAAAGTCAACGCTGATGAATATTGTTGGTTGTCTGGATACGCCAACCTCCGGCCAGTATATTCTGAATAATCAGGACGTAAGCGGTATGGGCGAAAACGAACTGGCTGAAGTTCGTAATAAGGAGATTGGGTTTGTGTTTCAGACGTTCAACCTGCTGCCCCGCCAGACGTCCCTGGAAAACGTAGCCCTGCCACTCATTTATGCGGGTTATAACAAAGCTGACCGTACTGAAAAGGCGATGATGGCGCTCAAAAATGTTGGCCTGGAGAACCGGGCTGGCCACCGGCCAAACGAACTTTCGGGTGGTCAGCGGCAACGCGTGGCCGTTGCACGGGCGCTGGTCAATGATCCAAGTATTCTGCTTGCCGATGAACCAACGGGTAACCTAGACACCAAGACATCCTACGAAATCATGGATCTCTTCGACCAGATTCACAGCAAAGGCAATACCGTGATCATGGTTACCCACGAAGAGGACATCGCCGAATACGCGCACCGTATTGTCCGGCTTCGCGATGGCCTCGTTGAAACCGACCGGGCCAATGCAAACATTCGTAAAGCTCAGGTGCTTATGCAGTCGCTAGGCCAATAAGAAAGTAATTATTTAACCGTACTTTTTCATTTTTCATGATTATATTTCGCTCTAATCATGACGAAAAATGCGCCGTAAAATCCTCCTTACCCTGCTCGGAGTTTTTGTCCTTATTCAGTTTGTCAGACCAGAGAAAAACCAGTCGACGGGCATGTCGGTTAACGATATTACAACTAAATACGCTGTTCCTGCTGATGTTCACAACCTGCTGAAGCGGTCTTGCTTCGATTGCCATTCCAATAATACAGTTTACCCCTGGTACGATACTGTTCAGCCCGTTTCCTGGTGGCTCAATCACCATATTAACGAAGCAAAAGGAGAGCTTAACTTTTCAGAGTTTGCCTCTTATTCACCCAAAAAAGCCGATCATAAACTGGAAGAGATAGGGGAGTCTGTTACCGAAGGCTGGATGCCCCTAAGCTCATACCTGTGGATTCATCACGATGCTAAACTCAAACCCGAAGAAGCCAAACTAATTGCTGATTGGGCGAGCCAGTTGCGGGCAAAACTAGACGTTCCTGCTGATCCAAAAGGAGAGGAGCATCACGAGGGTCATTTATAGATCAGTGTCTTTTTTTTTGATGTCGGGTCTGAGGACCCGACATCAAAAAATACACAGAATTTACGCTTTCAAATTGATCTTCCGGCCTGTTTCTGCGGCTTGATAAATGGCTTGTAATAGCTTCGTATCCCGCAGACCTTCTGCGCCCGTAACATGGTCGGGGAGTTGCTTGCCGTCGAGAAGGTCTTTGCAAACGCCATCCATATGGGCAGCCTGATGGTTGACAACGGGCATCTCAATGGGACCTTTACTGGTACGCCCTTTGAGCGGGCCATAGCCAAAAGCGGGCGATAGTTCAAACCAGCCTTTCTCGCAGGACGCATAAAGTCGCTCAACACCCGATGCGTAACTTGTTGTGGAGTTGGAAACGGCACCCCCCGGAAATTCAAACTGCCAGAACATCGTTTCTTCGACATCCTTAAATTTTACGGGGTCTGTTTTTGGAGCAAACTGGGCGGTTACCGAAATAGGTTCTTCGCCCGTTACATACCGGGTGCCCTGTACAGCATAAATACCTACGTCCATCAGGGGGCCGCCACCCGCCATGCTTTTTTTCAATCGCCATTGAGTAGGGTCGCCACTCCGAAAGCCATCGCTGCTTTCTATAAACTTAACGGCACCGAACACTTTTTCCTGTCCAAGCCGCATAATCTCTTTAGTGAATGGCTCATAATGCAGCCGATAACCAATAGCCAGTTGCTTGTTTGCCTTCTTGCAGGCATCAATCATGGCCTGGCACTCTTTCGGGTAAATTGCCATTGGTTTCTCACAAATGACGTGCTTCCCCGCCTGCGCGGCCCGAATTACATACTCGGCGTGCATTGAGTTTGGGAGCACCACATACACGACGTCTATATCTTTGTTATCCGCAATCCGGTCGAAGTTTTTGTAATCGTAGACATTGGCCTTTGGGATGTTGTATTTCTGCATCCATTCAGTGGCTTTTGACGGCGTACCCGTTACAATGCCAGCCAGTCGGCAGTTTTTTGTCTCTTGCAGTGCCGGTGCCAGCAGGTTTGCGCTATAATACCCGAGCCCAACTAAAGCGATGCCCAGTTTGCGGCCCGGCTGGCCCAAACTTTCGTTATCTGCATTTTTCAGCAATGAATAAAGGCCGCTGGATTCATTCTGGGCAAATTGATTATTGCCATAGCCCAGGAGCGGTAAAGATAAGGCCGATGCACCTGCGCCAAGATTGCGTAGAAAGGTGCGCCGGGAATTCGCGTCTTGATTTTTCATGAGTAGCCGTTTAGGGAAACTCGGTGAAGCTACGGAATGTGCTGCACTTCAGAGTCTATAAAAAAAGCACCAAAGCCGGGTTTTCTACCAGCTTTGGTGCTCTGTCATCCACGTTTTAATATTGCTTTATACAAGTCAACTCTGTGTCTATACCACACAGTTTGTCGAATTTGCCAGGTCAGGAACATGATAAATCTCACGGCTATGGATCGACGGCCTGTTCGCCAGGATTCGTGGCTAATTTACTGGCAATCCTGACTGCAACCGGGGAGCCATACAACTAGTTGGTATTGGCGCGGCCACCTGCGACACGCTCGAATTCTTGCAGATGATTATATGCTAGACAACTGAAGTTGTGCTTCAAAATGGGCTCGAACCTGTTGAGTGACTTTATGCTTATACTCTCGTTTCCGTAGGGTACGGCTGCGGTGGTTAGCCTTGATTAAGGTGAGCGGCTTCTCAGGAAAAGGAATTGCTAAAGTATATAACTGATTTGGTTGTTTTTCTCCTCCTAGCGCATCCCAAAATGCATCAAAGTTAAAATGAGTCGCCCCATTCGCTAAATTTCTCTCATTGCCCGCACCCCAGATGCACTTCAGATCACAAGCTAGAGAGATCCCTTGCAAGGCTGCCATCAGTAGAGCAGACGGAGAAATATCAAATAGAGCTTTAGTAGCTTGTTTGACAAGGTCAGGGTTTCTAACACCTTGGATCCCTCCTACAAAAAGGCTTTGACCGAACAACGAGTTCTCCAACTGCTCACCAACAATTGTAAATCGAATGGAGTAAACAGGAATCTTATTAAATTCCAATACGACGGCTAATTCACCCTCCCAGTCTATACCGGATGGAAATAACAGACTAATACTAAATGAGTCAGTGCCTTGGCAATCTTGCCAGATATAGGTTTTGTGAAGAATATCCTTAAAAAAGTGGGGATGCACGCATTTGGTGAAATAGCGGTAATGACTAGTGAGTAAAACCAGTTTATCTTTAGTAGGCAAATTAAGGGCTAAATACTGACCTAGATATTTGTATAATAGGCGGGGGTTTTCTTGCACTAAAGCCGCAACTTGTGGATTGATTTTTAGTAATTGAGTCAGTTCATAATGTTCCGGAAAGTGCCAAATAATTTGCCTGAATCGGAAGCCTGTTCTTAATGTGTACAGCATCCCTCGACGAATTACCTGATTAATTACCTTATATAAAGTTGTGAAATTAATAGAATTGGTATGTTTTGATAAGGATACAGAACCAGTAAATAGTTTCATTATACATTCGCAATTGGTGCAAGCGGACGAGTATTGCTTTTAAACGGCAAGTTATTCACTAATCTGAAAACTTGACTTATTATTTGGTCAACTTTACTAAGCGGTAGTTCAAACAGGTTTATCGACTTACCTTGGATTTATATACAAAAAGGTGCAAAAACCGTCAAAACTTCACCGCAGCTATACCATGAATTGGTCAACAGTATCCATTTGAAAAAACAACTCGGTGTCATTTAAGAACATGAGTTTGTTATAGCCTATCTTCAAGATGGCACCTCGCTTCCATCGAAACCAATACCTCCTCCAATCAATGCTTCGCTCAATGTCTGACTGAAACTGCCGTCTCAATTTATAATAGACAGCTTATCATCTCGAAGTAGAATAAATGAGTTCTATTTTTATATTTCTGTTGTTTTACATCAAACTCAGCGGGGCCGTCACCAGCCCCGCTGGTCTTCAGAACAGTGCATGAAACTGTCACTTCACACGGCTCTTCAATGAAGCGGTAATTGTCACCTATACCTTGCCGGACAACATCTCATGTTAGGATCCCTCCTTGAGTCGGGATGACAAAAGCAACGCATTGAATTTTTAATACTTAATTAGAAATCTATTTGTAATTCACACTGACTTTAAAAAATATACTTGTTCTCGGCAATCATGGCGTCGGCAATCTGACGGCGGGCATCTTTCAGATTCAACGGCTCAATTTTGGTGAACCGTTTCAAACCCATCAACATACCCCGTAGTTCATCTCCCTCGGCAAACGACGTTATTGCTGACCGACCGGCGTTATTAACTTTCTCAACAGCTTCATGCAGGTACACTAGCGCCATTTGCTTTTGCAGGGCAACAGCTTCCTCGCCTTTAATCCCGATCAATTTCTCAACACGAAGCAATACAGATTCAGCCACGTAGATTTCTATGGCCATATCAGCTACGTTCATCAGGATTTCCTGCTCGTTGGAAAGGTTCATCATGAACTTCTGAACGGCGGCACCCGATACCATCAGGGCAGCTTTCTTCAGGTTGCGGATAACTTTTTTCTCGGCAATAAATAC contains:
- a CDS encoding ABC transporter ATP-binding protein; this encodes MNIIETRDIAKRYVMGTEVVEALKSITISIQKGEYVAFMGPSGSGKSTLMNIVGCLDTPTSGQYILNNQDVSGMGENELAEVRNKEIGFVFQTFNLLPRQTSLENVALPLIYAGYNKADRTEKAMMALKNVGLENRAGHRPNELSGGQRQRVAVARALVNDPSILLADEPTGNLDTKTSYEIMDLFDQIHSKGNTVIMVTHEEDIAEYAHRIVRLRDGLVETDRANANIRKAQVLMQSLGQ
- a CDS encoding heme-binding domain-containing protein, which encodes MRRKILLTLLGVFVLIQFVRPEKNQSTGMSVNDITTKYAVPADVHNLLKRSCFDCHSNNTVYPWYDTVQPVSWWLNHHINEAKGELNFSEFASYSPKKADHKLEEIGESVTEGWMPLSSYLWIHHDAKLKPEEAKLIADWASQLRAKLDVPADPKGEEHHEGHL
- a CDS encoding Gfo/Idh/MocA family protein, whose amino-acid sequence is MKNQDANSRRTFLRNLGAGASALSLPLLGYGNNQFAQNESSGLYSLLKNADNESLGQPGRKLGIALVGLGYYSANLLAPALQETKNCRLAGIVTGTPSKATEWMQKYNIPKANVYDYKNFDRIADNKDIDVVYVVLPNSMHAEYVIRAAQAGKHVICEKPMAIYPKECQAMIDACKKANKQLAIGYRLHYEPFTKEIMRLGQEKVFGAVKFIESSDGFRSGDPTQWRLKKSMAGGGPLMDVGIYAVQGTRYVTGEEPISVTAQFAPKTDPVKFKDVEETMFWQFEFPGGAVSNSTTSYASGVERLYASCEKGWFELSPAFGYGPLKGRTSKGPIEMPVVNHQAAHMDGVCKDLLDGKQLPDHVTGAEGLRDTKLLQAIYQAAETGRKINLKA
- a CDS encoding DUF535 family protein; its protein translation is MKLFTGSVSLSKHTNSINFTTLYKVINQVIRRGMLYTLRTGFRFRQIIWHFPEHYELTQLLKINPQVAALVQENPRLLYKYLGQYLALNLPTKDKLVLLTSHYRYFTKCVHPHFFKDILHKTYIWQDCQGTDSFSISLLFPSGIDWEGELAVVLEFNKIPVYSIRFTIVGEQLENSLFGQSLFVGGIQGVRNPDLVKQATKALFDISPSALLMAALQGISLACDLKCIWGAGNERNLANGATHFNFDAFWDALGGEKQPNQLYTLAIPFPEKPLTLIKANHRSRTLRKREYKHKVTQQVRAHFEAQLQLSSI